The Polyangiaceae bacterium genome includes a region encoding these proteins:
- a CDS encoding DEAD/DEAH box helicase — MQFGLGMRLSFDHGTLVITEPPDLDLGFAPGLMWDARVALWRAPARYHAELTRTLRAKKLPLDDRVRPAPSALSPAWTEPSLRPYQKGALFAWTLADRRGLVVLPTGAGKTRVAVAALAELRLPALIVVPTRALLAQWHAELSRVCPEPVGIWGDGERVNGTVTVATFESAYRLMPEHGARFDVLIVDEVHHFGLGLRDELLEMCVAKYRLGLTATPPDPAALARLEALVGPVVYELGVADLRGTYLADFDLVELRLPLDADERRRYQEDQARFAAVFRPFARQNPGSSWQDFTGVAMASAEGRAALAAWRRSRRLLSLTRKKAAAVHEILERHRSSKLLVFTADNDAAYAIARRELIMPITCEIRRKERARVLAAFRDGSLRALVSSRVLNEGIDVPDADVAVIVGGTRGEREHVQRIGRLLRPGPGKRATVYELVSAGTREVAQSRERRRGLAAASAALV, encoded by the coding sequence GTGCAATTCGGCCTGGGCATGCGCCTCTCCTTCGATCACGGCACGCTGGTCATCACCGAACCTCCCGACCTCGACCTCGGCTTCGCGCCCGGGCTGATGTGGGACGCGCGCGTCGCGCTGTGGCGAGCGCCCGCGCGCTATCACGCCGAGCTCACGCGCACGCTGCGCGCCAAGAAGCTGCCCCTCGACGATCGCGTGCGCCCAGCGCCTTCGGCGCTCTCGCCGGCCTGGACCGAGCCCTCGCTCCGGCCCTACCAGAAGGGCGCGCTCTTCGCCTGGACGCTGGCGGATCGGCGCGGGCTCGTGGTCTTGCCGACCGGCGCGGGCAAGACGCGCGTCGCCGTGGCGGCCCTGGCGGAGCTCAGGCTGCCCGCGCTGATCGTCGTGCCGACCCGCGCGCTGCTCGCGCAGTGGCACGCCGAGCTCAGCCGGGTGTGTCCCGAGCCGGTCGGCATCTGGGGCGACGGCGAGCGGGTGAACGGCACGGTGACCGTCGCGACCTTCGAGAGCGCCTACCGGCTCATGCCGGAGCACGGCGCGCGCTTCGACGTCCTGATCGTGGACGAGGTCCACCACTTCGGGCTCGGGCTCCGGGACGAGCTCCTGGAGATGTGCGTGGCGAAGTACCGGCTGGGGCTCACCGCGACGCCCCCCGATCCGGCGGCGCTCGCGCGGCTCGAGGCGCTGGTCGGGCCGGTCGTGTACGAGCTCGGCGTCGCCGATCTGAGGGGCACCTACCTGGCCGACTTCGATCTGGTGGAGCTCCGGCTGCCTCTCGACGCCGACGAGCGCCGCCGTTACCAGGAAGATCAGGCGCGGTTCGCCGCCGTGTTCCGGCCCTTTGCCCGGCAGAACCCGGGCTCGAGCTGGCAAGACTTCACCGGCGTCGCGATGGCGTCGGCCGAGGGGCGCGCCGCGCTCGCGGCCTGGCGCCGGAGCCGCCGCCTCTTGAGCCTGACCCGCAAGAAGGCCGCCGCGGTCCACGAGATCCTCGAGCGCCATCGGAGCTCGAAGCTCCTGGTCTTCACCGCCGACAACGACGCTGCCTACGCCATCGCGCGCCGCGAGCTGATCATGCCCATCACCTGCGAGATCCGCCGCAAGGAGCGGGCCCGCGTGCTGGCGGCGTTTCGCGACGGGTCGCTGCGCGCGCTGGTGTCGTCGCGGGTCTTGAACGAGGGCATCGACGTCCCCGACGCGGACGTGGCGGTGATCGTCGGCGGGACGCGGGGCGAGCGCGAGCACGTGCAGCGCATCGGGCGCCTGCTCAGGCCGGGGCCGGGCAAGCGCGCCACGGTCTACGAGCTGGTGAGCGCCGGAACGCGGGAGGTCGCGCAGTCGCGGGAGAGGAGGCGGGGTCTTGCTGCCGCGAGCGCTGCTCTCGTCTAG
- a CDS encoding DUF790 family protein produces the protein MLPRALLSSSVGLDAREVVPRYLGPRDEPWLRALLELYAAFEGRPRRALRERLAEPLVTRAPKAPLRVVRHVLDRATKARLASPVSPERARSVVFAQACEEPDRARAFACAAEVLALEPEALDELLFADLRSNERVGKLPDGLGPTALAQSANLAIASALLGRAQSLRVRAFGNTRALVRHAQLVGLICTARRLDAGVELDISGPFSLFRHTLIYGKRLASLIPRAMWCERFEVEARVALGPGAGLLTYRLASGAPLPAGRELSRYDSQLEARFARDFAKLGSDWELLREPEPVPLARGRLIFPDFALVHRRDPRRRWLVELVGFWTADYLNDKLARLREAALERVLLCIDERRACRDEALPDGAEVLWFKGKLDAARVLARIEERDDRLGDA, from the coding sequence TTGCTGCCGCGAGCGCTGCTCTCGTCTAGCGTCGGCCTCGACGCCAGAGAGGTCGTGCCGCGTTACCTCGGGCCCCGGGACGAGCCCTGGCTCCGCGCGCTGCTGGAGCTGTACGCCGCCTTCGAAGGCCGGCCGCGGAGGGCGCTCCGCGAGCGGCTGGCGGAGCCGCTCGTCACCCGCGCGCCGAAGGCTCCGCTCCGCGTGGTCCGCCACGTGCTCGATCGCGCGACGAAGGCCAGGCTCGCCTCGCCGGTCTCGCCCGAGCGCGCGCGCAGCGTGGTGTTCGCGCAGGCGTGCGAGGAGCCCGATCGAGCGCGGGCGTTCGCCTGCGCCGCGGAGGTGCTGGCGCTCGAGCCGGAGGCGCTCGACGAGCTCTTGTTCGCCGATCTCCGCTCGAACGAACGGGTCGGCAAGCTCCCGGACGGGCTCGGGCCGACGGCGCTCGCCCAGAGCGCGAACCTGGCCATTGCCTCGGCGCTGCTCGGCCGGGCGCAGTCGCTGCGTGTGCGCGCGTTCGGCAACACGCGCGCGCTGGTGCGCCACGCGCAGCTCGTCGGGCTCATCTGCACCGCCCGGCGCCTCGACGCGGGCGTCGAGCTCGACATCTCGGGGCCGTTCTCGCTCTTCCGACACACGCTCATCTACGGCAAGCGCCTGGCCTCGCTGATTCCGCGTGCCATGTGGTGCGAGCGCTTCGAGGTCGAGGCGCGGGTGGCGCTCGGGCCCGGCGCGGGCCTTTTGACCTATCGGCTGGCGAGCGGCGCTCCGCTGCCCGCGGGGCGCGAGCTGTCCCGCTACGACAGCCAGCTCGAAGCGCGCTTTGCCCGGGACTTCGCCAAGCTCGGCTCGGACTGGGAGCTCTTGCGCGAGCCGGAGCCCGTCCCGCTCGCGCGCGGCAGGCTCATCTTCCCTGACTTCGCCCTGGTGCATCGCCGTGACCCGCGCAGGCGCTGGCTCGTCGAGCTGGTGGGGTTCTGGACCGCCGACTACCTGAACGACAAGCTCGCGCGGCTGCGCGAGGCAGCGCTCGAGCGCGTGCTCTTGTGCATCGACGAGCGCCGCGCCTGTCGCGACGAAGCGCTGCCCGACGGCGCAGAGGTGCTCTGGTTCAAAGGCAAGCTGGACGCCGCGCGGGTGCTCGCGCGCATCGAGGAGCGAGATGACCGACTGGGTGACGCATGA
- a CDS encoding Uma2 family endonuclease, translating into MRVEEVLSHASPRRLSREEFQRLGQQGFFGDERVELIAGVVVEMSPVGPPHSDEISVLNRTLVVGVGDRAVVRVQLPFAAGDDSQPQPDLALVAPRRWSDRHPDQAFLLVEVAESSLSYDRRVKARLYALSGVPEYWVVDVAGKQVEVFAEPVAGAYTRHRVVAKGERLAPAAFPDVVVDLGELFQ; encoded by the coding sequence ATGCGCGTCGAAGAGGTGCTCAGCCACGCGTCCCCTCGGCGGCTCAGCCGGGAGGAGTTCCAGCGCCTGGGCCAGCAGGGCTTCTTCGGGGACGAGCGCGTCGAGCTCATCGCGGGAGTGGTCGTCGAGATGAGCCCGGTGGGGCCGCCGCACTCGGACGAGATCTCGGTCCTGAACCGCACTCTGGTCGTCGGGGTCGGTGATCGCGCGGTGGTGCGCGTCCAGCTGCCCTTCGCGGCGGGGGACGACTCGCAGCCCCAGCCGGACCTGGCCCTGGTAGCGCCGCGCCGCTGGTCCGACCGGCATCCGGACCAGGCGTTCTTGCTGGTCGAGGTCGCGGAGTCGTCGCTCAGCTACGACCGGCGGGTCAAGGCGCGGCTCTACGCGCTGTCGGGAGTTCCGGAGTACTGGGTGGTGGACGTCGCCGGCAAGCAGGTCGAGGTGTTCGCGGAGCCGGTCGCCGGCGCCTACACCCGCCATCGCGTAGTGGCGAAGGGCGAGCGGCTCGCGCCGGCCGCGTTTCCGGACGTGGTCGTGGACCTCGGGGAGCTGTTCCAGTGA
- a CDS encoding Uma2 family endonuclease, translated as MTYPEYLAFEAAAPSKHEYVCGEVFAMAGGTPEHAGLAAAMAAVLARALEDRPCRAFSSDGRVRVEATDLSTYPDISVVCGKLENSGIDQDAIVNPVLLVEILSDSTEAYDRGEKAAHYRRIPSLREYLLVSQRERRLELFRRGEHGEWLLLEAGAGERVELASIGASIAVDDVYRNPLSAE; from the coding sequence ATGACCTATCCCGAGTACCTGGCCTTCGAGGCGGCGGCGCCGAGCAAGCACGAGTACGTCTGCGGCGAGGTCTTCGCCATGGCGGGCGGCACGCCTGAGCACGCGGGTCTGGCTGCTGCCATGGCCGCCGTGTTGGCGCGGGCCCTCGAAGACCGTCCCTGTCGCGCCTTCTCCTCGGACGGCCGCGTGCGGGTCGAGGCCACGGATCTCTCGACCTACCCGGACATCAGCGTGGTGTGCGGCAAGCTCGAGAACTCGGGCATCGACCAGGACGCCATCGTCAACCCGGTGCTCCTGGTCGAGATCCTGAGCGACTCGACGGAGGCCTACGATCGCGGCGAGAAGGCCGCTCACTACCGCCGCATCCCCAGTCTGCGCGAGTACCTCTTGGTCTCGCAGAGAGAGCGGCGGCTCGAGCTGTTTCGCCGCGGTGAGCATGGCGAGTGGCTCTTGCTCGAGGCCGGGGCAGGAGAGCGCGTCGAGCTCGCCTCGATCGGCGCGAGCATCGCGGTCGACGACGTCTACCGGAACCCGCTCTCCGCCGAGTGA